The following coding sequences are from one Photobacterium angustum window:
- a CDS encoding DEAD/DEAH box helicase produces the protein MSFASLGLSAPILEAVAKQGYEKPSPIQEQAIPAILAGKDVMAAAQTGTGKTAGFTLPLLERLANGRPARSNHVRALVLTPTRELAAQVGESVATYGKNLRLSSAVVFGGVKVNPQMLRMRKGADVLVATPGRLMDLHSQNAVKFRDVEILVLDEADRMLDMGFIRDIRKILALLPKERQNLLFSATFSDEIRELAKGLVNNPVEIDVNPRNQTARTVKQWICPVDQKKKPNLLTKLLNERNWKQVLVFTKTKHGANKLATHLESRGISAAAIHGNKSQGARTKALANFKSGDIRVLVATDIAARGLDIEQLPQVVNFDLPHVAEDYVHRIGRTGRAGCVGEAISLVSAEEAKDLAAIERLTQQVFDREIIEGFKPTNALPQSKLDTRPIKPKKPKKQKTFVAREGAATGEKRSANNNNGGAKRKPASRRPQGQSTDAANNEKRSEQGARPARKPRNTDAKPQSNGDKPRRRFNDEKPKSDGRRRSPQRSRAPKATA, from the coding sequence ATGAGTTTTGCCTCTTTAGGCCTATCTGCCCCAATTCTTGAAGCTGTTGCAAAGCAAGGCTACGAAAAACCATCACCAATCCAAGAGCAAGCGATCCCAGCTATTCTTGCGGGTAAAGATGTAATGGCGGCGGCCCAAACTGGTACAGGCAAAACAGCAGGCTTTACCTTACCTTTGCTAGAACGTTTAGCGAATGGTCGACCTGCTCGTTCAAATCATGTACGTGCACTCGTATTAACCCCAACACGTGAGCTAGCGGCTCAAGTAGGGGAGAGTGTTGCGACTTACGGTAAAAACTTACGTTTAAGCTCTGCAGTTGTTTTTGGTGGCGTTAAAGTAAACCCACAAATGCTGCGTATGCGTAAAGGTGCTGACGTATTGGTGGCAACACCAGGGCGTTTGATGGATCTTCATAGCCAAAATGCTGTGAAATTCCGTGATGTTGAAATTTTGGTTCTTGATGAAGCTGACCGTATGTTAGATATGGGTTTCATCCGCGATATCCGTAAAATTTTAGCGTTACTACCAAAAGAGCGTCAAAACTTACTATTTTCAGCAACCTTTTCTGATGAAATTCGTGAGCTTGCAAAAGGATTAGTGAATAATCCAGTAGAGATTGATGTTAACCCGCGTAACCAAACAGCACGTACCGTGAAACAGTGGATTTGCCCTGTTGATCAAAAGAAAAAACCTAACTTATTAACTAAGCTACTTAATGAGCGTAATTGGAAGCAAGTGCTTGTTTTCACTAAAACAAAGCACGGTGCTAATAAGCTTGCTACCCATTTAGAAAGTCGTGGAATTTCTGCAGCCGCAATCCATGGTAATAAGAGCCAAGGTGCGCGTACTAAGGCACTTGCTAACTTTAAGTCTGGTGATATTCGTGTACTCGTTGCGACAGATATTGCAGCTCGTGGCTTAGATATTGAGCAACTACCACAAGTGGTTAACTTTGATTTACCGCACGTAGCAGAAGACTATGTACACCGTATTGGTCGTACTGGTCGTGCAGGTTGCGTTGGTGAAGCGATTTCATTAGTGTCGGCAGAAGAAGCAAAAGATCTTGCTGCAATTGAGCGTTTAACACAGCAAGTGTTTGATCGTGAAATTATTGAAGGTTTTAAACCGACTAACGCATTGCCACAATCTAAGCTAGATACACGCCCGATTAAACCGAAGAAGCCTAAAAAGCAGAAAACGTTTGTTGCGCGTGAAGGTGCAGCGACAGGTGAAAAGCGTAGCGCAAACAATAATAACGGTGGCGCAAAGCGTAAACCAGCCTCTCGTCGTCCACAGGGTCAGTCTACTGATGCTGCAAACAACGAGAAGCGTTCAGAGCAAGGTGCAAGACCTGCACGTAAGCCACGTAATACAGATGCGAAACCACAATCAAATGGTGATAAGCCTCGTCGTCGTTTCAACGATGAAAAGCCTAAATCAGATGGCCGTCGTCGCTCTCCACAGCGTAGTCGTGCACCAAAAGCGACAGCGTAA
- a CDS encoding DUF2986 domain-containing protein, with protein sequence MNRKKKINETLKKRMKKANAKLHKSNKPRYISKAERAKLDAEAAQQVSAEETISPSETETMSTETTVS encoded by the coding sequence ATGAACAGAAAAAAGAAAATTAACGAAACGCTTAAAAAGAGAATGAAAAAGGCAAATGCTAAGTTACATAAAAGTAATAAGCCTCGTTACATCTCTAAAGCGGAACGTGCCAAGTTAGACGCTGAAGCAGCACAACAAGTGTCTGCCGAAGAAACTATTTCACCATCAGAAACTGAAACTATGAGTACAGAAACAACGGTTTCATAG
- a CDS encoding DJ-1/PfpI family protein, with amino-acid sequence MKKPQTVTLFLFDDFQLLDAFGPLQMFGLLPDIYHTQTISVDGKAILSQQHISITTQLSFSDTFNSDILLIPGGSGIKSVIDDPTVLFWLKRIAPKQKLICSVCTGSALLANAGLLNYCQATTNKKQFHWVKELGHHVDWQSSARWVRDSNIFTASGCSSGLDMALAIIAYQFGDSVARKVAVDAEYLWQNDPDDDPFAPLHIVQ; translated from the coding sequence ATGAAAAAACCACAAACAGTCACACTATTTTTGTTTGATGATTTTCAACTGCTTGATGCTTTTGGACCATTACAAATGTTTGGCTTGTTACCGGATATTTATCACACTCAAACAATCTCTGTTGATGGAAAAGCAATCTTAAGCCAACAACATATCTCTATTACAACGCAATTAAGTTTTAGCGATACGTTTAACTCTGATATTTTGCTCATTCCCGGTGGCAGTGGGATTAAATCCGTCATTGACGATCCCACTGTGTTGTTCTGGTTGAAACGCATTGCACCTAAACAAAAATTAATCTGCTCTGTTTGCACTGGCTCAGCATTATTAGCAAATGCGGGATTACTCAACTATTGCCAAGCAACGACAAATAAAAAACAATTTCATTGGGTTAAAGAACTTGGACACCATGTAGATTGGCAATCGTCAGCTCGATGGGTGCGAGACAGCAATATCTTTACTGCCTCAGGCTGTTCGTCAGGTTTAGATATGGCATTAGCAATTATTGCCTACCAATTTGGTGACAGTGTTGCACGAAAAGTCGCTGTTGATGCAGAGTATTTATGGCAAAACGATCCTGACGATGACCCTTTTGCTCCGCTACATATTGTTCAATAG
- a CDS encoding DUF1840 domain-containing protein, with protein sequence MLITFHSKGSNDITMFGDIAQQLIHMMGFCETVPGAIREEDIAQALKNLKDDINKAKQENKQNGITADSAIEPNPLDADLDDDEFEPEICLSVRAMPLITLLESAVNEKSYVMWE encoded by the coding sequence ATGCTAATTACATTTCATAGTAAAGGAAGTAACGATATTACAATGTTTGGTGATATCGCACAGCAATTGATTCATATGATGGGGTTCTGCGAAACAGTCCCTGGCGCTATTCGCGAAGAAGATATCGCACAAGCGTTAAAAAACCTAAAAGATGATATTAATAAAGCTAAGCAAGAGAATAAGCAGAATGGTATTACTGCTGACTCCGCAATCGAGCCAAATCCGCTTGATGCCGACTTAGATGATGATGAATTTGAGCCTGAAATTTGTTTATCAGTACGGGCTATGCCTTTGATTACATTATTAGAATCAGCAGTAAATGAAAAAAGCTATGTAATGTGGGAATAG
- a CDS encoding rhomboid family intramembrane serine protease, with product MSDFKKKWRDVFFVILFFWGISFAAFIINYSFNGALNSYGLLPRHVSHLSNIMFYPFIHGSWSHLIFNLTSFTLLALGVGVNGVARLINVILLCWLFGSISVWLFGRISYHVGLSGIIYGIWGYLLIYGLVLRSIMSLIITFLVLVYFSSMIWGVFPFNYLVSFESHLFGAIAGGFIGYFLGKKDREKLNCHYDQKP from the coding sequence ATGTCTGACTTTAAAAAGAAGTGGCGAGATGTTTTTTTTGTCATTCTATTCTTTTGGGGGATTTCGTTTGCTGCTTTTATTATCAATTACAGTTTCAATGGCGCATTAAACAGCTACGGTTTATTACCTCGCCATGTTAGTCATCTCAGCAATATTATGTTTTATCCCTTTATCCACGGCAGTTGGTCTCATTTAATTTTTAATCTTACTTCTTTCACACTACTGGCTCTTGGGGTAGGGGTTAATGGTGTTGCTCGGTTAATTAATGTCATTTTGTTGTGCTGGTTATTCGGCAGTATCAGTGTCTGGTTGTTTGGGCGCATCAGTTATCATGTCGGATTAAGTGGTATCATTTATGGCATTTGGGGCTACTTGCTTATCTATGGTTTAGTCTTAAGAAGTATCATGTCATTAATTATTACATTTTTAGTGCTGGTTTATTTTAGCTCGATGATTTGGGGTGTCTTCCCGTTTAATTATTTGGTGAGCTTTGAAAGCCATTTATTTGGTGCTATAGCTGGTGGCTTTATTGGTTACTTTCTTGGAAAAAAAGACCGTGAAAAATTAAATTGCCATTACGATCAGAAACCCTAA
- a CDS encoding aerolysin family beta-barrel pore-forming toxin yields the protein MRSIYISILLVTILPTLTSSVYAQKVYPDQIVLDHLGSNVCRAGYHPLDHYEAGEHVKYLLPFMDDWQIVSLKGLWVVMGPGYKGLIKQQPAGTSPPNTFCYPDENHTEIPKYTDIELPEGDEIDVQYALLHDQDNFIRPLSRLADYLGYAWVGGNHAQYAGEDMNIQHIGDDWVIQGNDIGKCTGYRCDEKTKITVNNFAYRLDDDSFWHGDVTESDKKLVKTITALARNDSDQDQKISVSLKLDESTTWSKTDNYGFSARVTTEDAFNWPLVGTTRLNISIEANKSFSQSKGESTSEQVSLEAQPTVPPHSIIPVRVDLYLSSIAYPYQFNADVSYDVNFNGFLRWGGNAWNTHPENRPNMSYTFTVGRGSDKPTNIPYQWEHRYIPNEVQWWDWTWAINEIGLGNIQSALGMSLRPFHSFVSGDFSAESQYAGTMDIGKAQPIDKSSLSLKDNVTTLRAGNVEVTSNFDADELNSLGFTNAELSVHAVN from the coding sequence ATGCGAAGTATCTACATAAGTATATTGTTAGTTACTATCCTTCCAACCTTAACAAGTAGTGTATATGCGCAGAAGGTCTACCCTGATCAAATTGTATTGGATCACTTAGGTTCAAATGTTTGTCGAGCAGGCTACCACCCTCTTGACCATTATGAAGCAGGGGAGCATGTAAAATATCTTCTTCCTTTTATGGATGACTGGCAAATCGTCTCGCTAAAAGGATTATGGGTCGTTATGGGGCCGGGTTACAAAGGTTTGATAAAACAACAACCAGCAGGAACTAGCCCTCCCAACACTTTTTGTTATCCTGATGAAAACCATACAGAAATCCCTAAGTATACTGATATTGAGTTACCTGAAGGGGATGAAATCGATGTTCAATATGCATTATTACATGACCAAGATAATTTTATTCGTCCTTTAAGCCGACTTGCTGATTATCTGGGTTATGCATGGGTTGGTGGCAACCATGCTCAATACGCTGGTGAAGATATGAACATTCAACATATCGGTGATGACTGGGTTATCCAAGGAAATGATATTGGAAAGTGTACAGGTTACAGGTGTGATGAAAAGACTAAAATCACAGTAAATAATTTTGCCTATCGTTTAGATGATGACAGTTTCTGGCATGGCGATGTTACTGAATCAGACAAAAAACTAGTAAAAACCATTACCGCGTTAGCGAGAAACGACAGTGATCAAGATCAGAAAATTTCCGTTAGCTTAAAGTTGGATGAGTCAACAACGTGGTCAAAGACTGATAATTACGGGTTTTCTGCAAGAGTAACAACTGAAGATGCTTTCAATTGGCCACTCGTCGGAACGACAAGGCTGAATATTAGCATTGAGGCAAATAAAAGCTTTTCACAATCCAAAGGCGAATCAACCAGTGAGCAAGTTTCGTTAGAAGCACAACCAACGGTGCCACCTCACTCAATCATACCAGTTCGCGTCGATTTATATCTCTCATCCATTGCTTACCCTTACCAATTTAACGCAGATGTAAGTTACGACGTCAATTTCAATGGATTTCTTCGCTGGGGAGGTAATGCGTGGAATACACATCCAGAAAATCGCCCAAACATGAGTTATACGTTTACCGTTGGACGTGGCAGTGATAAGCCCACGAACATTCCTTATCAATGGGAACATCGATATATTCCAAATGAAGTGCAATGGTGGGATTGGACTTGGGCGATTAATGAAATCGGACTGGGCAATATTCAATCTGCTCTTGGTATGAGTTTGCGTCCTTTCCATTCTTTTGTATCCGGTGATTTTTCTGCCGAGTCTCAATATGCTGGCACTATGGATATTGGTAAAGCGCAGCCTATAGACAAAAGCTCTCTATCATTAAAAGATAATGTTACGACCCTGCGTGCTGGTAATGTAGAGGTAACATCGAATTTTGATGCTGATGAACTTAATTCATTAGGTTTTACTAATGCAGAATTGAGCGTACATGCGGTAAATTAA
- the aroG gene encoding 3-deoxy-7-phosphoheptulonate synthase AroG, whose protein sequence is MHKTDDVRISEIKELLPPVAILEKFSASETASETVYQARNAIHNILNDEDDRLLVIVGPCSIHDTDAAVEYGKKLKTLRDELNADLEIVMRVYFEKPRTTVGWKGLINDPYMDNSFQLNDGLRIGRKLLLDLTESGLPTAGEFLDMITPQYMGDLISWGAIGARTTESQVHRELASGLSCPVGFKNGTDGNIKIATDAVGSASAPHHFLSVTKYGHSAIVSTAGNEDCHIILRGGKEPNYSAEHVKAVTDQLEGAGHRSKVMIDFSHANSLKKFDRQPLVSQDVGEQIASGNKSIFGVMIESHLVEGRQDIVEGVEPTYGQSITDACIGWEDTEKVLRQLASDVQKRRQA, encoded by the coding sequence ATGCATAAAACAGATGATGTCCGCATTAGCGAGATCAAAGAACTATTACCACCAGTTGCAATACTGGAAAAATTTTCTGCTTCAGAAACAGCTTCAGAAACAGTATATCAAGCTCGAAATGCCATTCATAATATCTTAAATGATGAAGATGACCGTCTTCTTGTCATTGTTGGACCTTGTTCTATACATGATACTGATGCGGCAGTAGAGTACGGTAAAAAGCTAAAAACACTACGCGATGAGCTTAACGCTGATTTAGAAATTGTTATGCGTGTTTATTTTGAAAAGCCACGTACAACAGTGGGTTGGAAAGGGTTGATCAATGACCCTTACATGGATAACAGTTTCCAACTAAATGATGGTTTACGTATTGGTCGTAAACTACTTCTTGATTTAACTGAATCAGGCCTACCAACGGCAGGCGAATTCCTTGACATGATCACACCTCAATACATGGGAGATTTGATCAGTTGGGGCGCAATTGGTGCACGTACTACTGAATCTCAGGTTCACCGTGAACTTGCATCAGGTTTGTCATGTCCAGTAGGCTTTAAAAACGGTACAGATGGCAATATTAAAATTGCAACAGACGCTGTAGGTTCGGCAAGTGCGCCTCACCACTTTTTATCGGTGACTAAATACGGCCATTCTGCGATTGTATCAACGGCAGGTAATGAAGATTGCCATATTATCCTTCGTGGTGGTAAAGAGCCAAATTATAGCGCAGAGCACGTTAAAGCAGTGACAGATCAACTTGAAGGTGCTGGTCACCGTTCTAAAGTGATGATCGATTTTAGCCATGCAAATAGCTTGAAAAAATTTGATCGTCAGCCACTAGTATCACAAGATGTTGGTGAGCAAATTGCGAGTGGTAACAAATCTATCTTTGGTGTGATGATTGAAAGTCACCTTGTTGAAGGTCGTCAGGATATTGTTGAAGGTGTTGAACCGACTTACGGTCAAAGCATTACAGATGCCTGCATTGGTTGGGAAGATACTGAAAAAGTACTTCGACAATTAGCATCAGATGTACAAAAGCGCCGCCAAGCGTAA
- a CDS encoding amino acid ABC transporter ATP-binding protein → MLAKDEIITFKEVNKWYGDFHALKSINLSIHKGERLVICGPSGSGKSTLIRCINGLEQYDSGQITVNSHLLDSKNLKAVRGKVGMVFQHFNLFPHMTVLDNLTLAPRRALGMSKAEAETLAIQYLERVHIAHQANKFPGQLSGGQQQRVAIARSLCMKPDILLFDEPTSALDPEMIHEVLDVMKELADEGITMVCVTHEMGFARKVADRVVFMDEGEIVEIAPPALLFDQPQNARTQSFLRKILSY, encoded by the coding sequence TTGTTAGCTAAAGACGAGATAATTACATTTAAAGAAGTAAACAAGTGGTATGGCGATTTTCATGCGCTAAAATCGATCAATTTGAGCATTCATAAAGGTGAACGATTAGTTATCTGTGGCCCATCTGGATCAGGTAAGTCGACTCTTATTCGTTGTATAAATGGACTGGAGCAATATGACTCGGGGCAAATTACAGTAAATAGTCACTTGTTAGATTCAAAGAATTTAAAAGCTGTTCGTGGCAAAGTTGGTATGGTTTTCCAACATTTTAATCTTTTTCCTCATATGACAGTTTTAGATAATTTAACACTTGCTCCTCGTCGAGCATTAGGGATGTCAAAGGCTGAGGCCGAAACGCTAGCAATTCAATACCTAGAGCGTGTCCATATTGCTCACCAAGCCAATAAGTTCCCTGGGCAACTATCCGGCGGACAACAACAACGTGTTGCTATTGCTCGCTCCCTTTGCATGAAACCCGATATTCTTTTGTTTGATGAACCCACTTCTGCATTAGATCCTGAAATGATTCATGAAGTATTAGATGTAATGAAGGAATTAGCAGATGAAGGTATTACAATGGTATGCGTGACCCATGAAATGGGGTTTGCTCGCAAAGTAGCAGATCGTGTGGTTTTTATGGATGAGGGTGAAATCGTCGAAATTGCTCCTCCTGCACTTTTATTTGACCAACCACAAAATGCAAGAACCCAGTCTTTTCTTAGAAAAATTCTAAGTTACTGA
- a CDS encoding amino acid ABC transporter permease yields MITKPQSTSAIVKILKPVVSGLLQITVIVLAIVWLLNSGADAMNYNWQWYRVPQYLFFKEDGEWFSAELIDGLLITIKISAISLIFTIIFGLVTALLRLSQSIVGRALARGYIEVIRNTPLLVQIYLLYFVFGPVLGLERFTTAVLALSLFQGAYTAEIFRSGLMNIPKGQFEAAESLGLSKVDSYRYIILPQMLRRILPALTNEAVSLVKNSSIVSIMAIFDLTTQGRDIVADTAMPFEIWFTIAAMYLCITLLLSAFATLLEHKLATPTH; encoded by the coding sequence ATGATAACTAAACCTCAGTCAACATCGGCTATCGTCAAAATACTTAAACCTGTTGTCAGTGGGTTATTGCAGATTACTGTTATTGTATTGGCCATTGTATGGTTACTAAATAGCGGTGCTGATGCGATGAATTATAATTGGCAATGGTACCGTGTTCCTCAGTATCTATTTTTTAAAGAAGACGGTGAGTGGTTTTCTGCCGAGCTTATTGATGGTTTACTCATCACCATCAAAATATCAGCCATTAGCCTTATCTTTACAATTATTTTTGGCTTAGTAACCGCGCTTTTACGTTTATCTCAATCTATTGTTGGTCGCGCTCTTGCACGTGGATATATTGAAGTTATTCGTAATACCCCACTACTTGTCCAAATTTATCTGCTGTATTTTGTATTTGGTCCGGTATTAGGATTAGAGCGATTTACTACAGCCGTATTAGCACTTTCATTATTTCAAGGAGCCTATACCGCAGAGATATTTCGTTCAGGTCTAATGAACATTCCTAAAGGGCAATTTGAAGCGGCTGAAAGTCTTGGGTTAAGTAAAGTTGATAGCTATCGATATATAATCTTACCTCAAATGTTACGTCGTATCTTACCAGCGCTAACAAACGAAGCTGTCTCGTTAGTAAAAAATTCCTCTATTGTCAGTATCATGGCTATATTTGATTTAACGACACAAGGACGCGATATAGTCGCTGATACAGCGATGCCCTTTGAAATCTGGTTCACAATCGCAGCAATGTACTTATGCATAACGTTGCTTTTATCAGCGTTTGCAACATTGTTAGAACACAAACTTGCGACACCTACTCATTAA
- a CDS encoding transporter substrate-binding domain-containing protein, translated as MKRFFAVLITALTLLLSASHALAAEKSTLEQIKERGTLRVGLSTFVPWAMRDKQGELIGFEVDVAKQLAKDAGVKVEFIPTAWDGIIPALLAGKFDVIIGGMSITPQRNLSVLFTTPYSHSGVQLAASKELAGDKLSIADYNKRSVTLAVRRGAVTVQTAKKYFPKAKLRQFDDESQAFQEVLNGNAQAVLASTPKPEQMTLQYKDKLFLPFKERLSQGSEGFAIRQGDFNLLNFFNNWILLRTQDGWLKERYDYWFTTVDWQNQVKEGQ; from the coding sequence ATGAAACGTTTTTTTGCGGTACTGATCACCGCATTAACCCTTTTACTGAGTGCTAGCCATGCATTAGCGGCAGAAAAAAGCACATTAGAACAAATTAAAGAGCGCGGTACATTACGTGTTGGTTTATCAACATTCGTGCCTTGGGCAATGCGTGATAAGCAAGGAGAACTGATTGGTTTTGAAGTTGATGTTGCTAAGCAACTCGCTAAAGATGCCGGTGTAAAAGTTGAATTTATTCCTACTGCATGGGACGGGATTATTCCTGCACTTCTAGCGGGCAAATTTGATGTGATCATTGGCGGTATGTCAATAACACCACAACGTAACTTGAGTGTTCTTTTCACAACTCCTTATTCTCACTCAGGTGTACAACTTGCTGCAAGTAAAGAGCTAGCAGGAGATAAGCTCTCCATTGCTGATTATAATAAGCGTAGTGTGACTTTAGCTGTACGTCGTGGTGCAGTAACAGTTCAAACAGCAAAGAAATACTTTCCTAAAGCGAAACTTCGTCAATTTGACGATGAATCACAAGCATTCCAAGAAGTCTTAAACGGCAATGCGCAAGCGGTATTGGCATCAACGCCAAAACCAGAACAAATGACATTACAATACAAAGATAAGCTATTTCTACCTTTTAAAGAGCGTTTAAGCCAGGGTTCTGAAGGTTTCGCCATTCGACAAGGTGACTTCAACCTACTGAACTTCTTTAATAACTGGATCTTACTTCGCACACAGGATGGCTGGTTAAAAGAGCGTTATGACTATTGGTTTACAACTGTCGATTGGCAGAATCAGGTGAAAGAAGGTCAATAA
- a CDS encoding amino acid ABC transporter permease: MSSCSTTKEATSQPNKRSAASFTLPQLKLLDYILLLVVGCFLGWLYYRSSIGIHYHWQWQKAFDLVFSSSQNNEIPYFFQGVVSTIRISLWGMLFAAIFGLLLALARRSSLLFLRLPANAYIQLVRNIPPLVFVFIFYFFISSQLVPLLGLNDLFRFYNGQENAFQSFLFGSSQLWENLFSGILCVGLIAAAYIAEVIRAGLDSIDNGQWEAADSLGLYKFDRFRFVIFPQAIAGIVPALAGQFISIVKDSSIISLISIQEITFVGSEMANSSGLIFEIWLLVGAVYLVLCLSLSLLFSKLEKRSLRHLQR; this comes from the coding sequence ATGTCTTCCTGCTCAACTACAAAGGAAGCCACATCGCAGCCGAATAAACGTTCGGCTGCTAGCTTTACTTTGCCTCAACTTAAACTTTTAGATTACATCTTACTTTTAGTAGTGGGATGTTTTCTTGGCTGGCTATATTACCGCTCATCAATTGGTATTCATTATCATTGGCAGTGGCAAAAAGCCTTTGATTTAGTTTTTTCATCTAGTCAAAACAATGAGATACCCTATTTTTTTCAAGGCGTAGTCAGCACTATTCGTATAAGCTTATGGGGAATGTTATTTGCCGCTATTTTTGGCTTGCTATTAGCACTCGCTCGCCGCTCTTCACTTCTTTTTTTACGACTACCCGCCAATGCATATATTCAATTAGTACGTAACATACCGCCTTTAGTCTTTGTTTTTATCTTTTACTTTTTTATTTCAAGCCAACTGGTGCCACTACTTGGCTTGAATGATTTGTTTCGTTTTTACAATGGACAAGAGAACGCCTTCCAGTCTTTTCTTTTTGGTAGTAGCCAATTATGGGAAAACTTATTTTCGGGAATTTTATGTGTCGGCCTGATTGCTGCCGCTTATATCGCTGAAGTCATTCGTGCTGGTCTCGATTCAATCGATAACGGACAATGGGAAGCTGCAGATTCGCTAGGCCTATATAAATTTGATCGTTTTCGCTTTGTTATTTTCCCCCAAGCCATTGCAGGGATCGTACCAGCACTTGCAGGTCAATTTATCTCAATTGTGAAAGATTCATCAATTATCTCATTGATCTCGATACAAGAAATAACCTTCGTCGGCAGTGAAATGGCAAATTCATCGGGGTTAATCTTTGAAATTTGGTTACTCGTTGGCGCTGTTTACTTAGTTTTATGCCTATCTTTATCTCTTTTATTCAGCAAATTAGAGAAACGTAGTTTACGTCATCTGCAGCGTTAG
- a CDS encoding DMT family transporter: protein MPPFLALSIAIVFEVIATSFIPKAEQFTKFIPSAVVLVGYAVAFFLLSVTVKTMPVGIVYAIWSGAGIVLVATISFFLYGQRLDLPAIVGIGFIIVGVLIVNLLSKTVGH, encoded by the coding sequence ATGCCCCCTTTTTTAGCTTTATCTATTGCCATTGTGTTTGAAGTGATCGCAACGTCTTTCATTCCAAAAGCCGAGCAATTTACTAAATTTATACCAAGTGCAGTTGTGCTTGTCGGTTATGCTGTCGCTTTTTTTCTGTTATCTGTCACCGTTAAAACTATGCCTGTTGGCATTGTGTATGCGATTTGGAGTGGCGCTGGGATTGTACTTGTCGCAACGATTAGCTTTTTTCTTTACGGACAACGCTTAGATTTACCCGCAATTGTAGGTATTGGTTTTATTATTGTTGGTGTTTTAATTGTTAACCTGTTGTCGAAAACTGTTGGCCATTAA
- a CDS encoding GNAT family N-acetyltransferase translates to MENIIIRHSEDKDIMGVKAIYESEIAYGGTLQLPFPSLDRWTSRLSNLPQGCYSLVAEYEGEIVGQLGLSVCDNPRRRHVASFGMGVKETFQGRGVGGQLIQSALMLADKWLNVQRIELEVYTDNIAAMKLYQKHGFEIEGEAKNFAFRNGEYANVYHMARLRTYTA, encoded by the coding sequence ATGGAAAATATCATTATTCGACATAGCGAAGATAAAGATATTATGGGTGTTAAAGCTATTTATGAATCTGAAATTGCCTATGGCGGTACACTTCAACTCCCATTTCCTTCACTCGATCGTTGGACGTCTCGATTGTCAAACTTACCTCAAGGCTGTTATAGCTTGGTAGCGGAATATGAGGGAGAAATTGTCGGGCAACTTGGACTGTCGGTTTGTGATAACCCAAGACGCAGGCACGTAGCTAGCTTTGGTATGGGGGTTAAAGAGACATTTCAAGGTAGAGGTGTTGGTGGGCAATTGATACAGTCTGCATTGATGTTGGCAGATAAATGGCTCAATGTTCAACGTATCGAGTTAGAAGTCTATACAGACAACATTGCTGCAATGAAGCTTTATCAAAAACATGGTTTTGAAATTGAAGGCGAGGCGAAAAACTTTGCGTTTCGTAATGGCGAGTATGCCAATGTATACCATATGGCGAGGCTACGTACATACACTGCATGA